The DNA segment ATGATTCTTCATTCATTTGAAGGTCTTCTTAAGTTTGACCGTGACAACAACATCGTTGCTGGTCTTGCAGAAAGCTGGGAACAGTCTGATGATGGTCTTACATGGACATTCCACCTTCGTCCAAACCTTAAGTGGTCAGACGGAAGTGCACTTACAGCAGAAGATTTTGTTTATTCATGGAAACGTGTAGCTGATCCTGCTACTGCTGCTCCTTACGGATATGACCTTCTTAATATGGTTGTTGGTTTTGACAAGGCAGAAGCTGGTGATGTAGATGCTCTTGGTGTAGAAGCACCTGATGCAAATACATTTGTAGTTCACCTTACAGATCCTTGTATTTATTTTGATAAGATTGCTGCATTTGCTGTTCTTGTTCCAGTTCAGAAAGCAACAATCGAAGCTAACGGAGAAAGCTGGACTATTGATCCAAAAACTTATGTAACAGACGGTCCATACTTTATGGCTGAATTTACAGACGGTCTGCGCATTGTATTCCAGAAGAACCCATATTACTGGGATGCAGACAATATAACTTTTGATTTTATCATCTGGCATCTTATTGAAGACCCTAACACTTCTTATACTGCTTACAATCAGGGCACACTTCAGATGATTAAGGATGTTCCTACTGAAGAAATTCCTTCACTCCGCGGTTCATCTCAGTTCTATTCAGCACCAATCATGGGTACTTACTATGTAACATTCAACGTAGAAAGAAAGCCTTTCAATGATCCACGTGTTCGTGAAGCTCTTTCTCTTGCAATTGACCGCAAGTATGTTGCAAATGTAATCATGCAGGGTACATATATTCCTGCAAAGAACTTTGTAGGACCAGGTGTATCTGATGCTGCTCCAGGTTCTTCTTTTGAAGAATATACAACAGCAAATTACGGTGACTATTTTGATGTAGAAAACTATGCAGCTGATCTTGAAAAAGCAAAGAAACTTCTTGCAGAAGCAGGATATCCGAACGGAAAAGGATTCCCGGCATTTGAATATCTTACAAATGATTCTCTTTATCACAAGCCTGTAGCTGAATATCTTCAGTCTGCTTATGCTCAGCTTGGAATTACTATGAAGATTAACATTCAGGAATGGAAGACTGTAACAGCTGACCGCCGCTCAGGTAACTTTGATGTTGCACGTAACGGATGGGTTTATGACTGGGATGATCCTTCTAACATGATTAACCTTCTTGAAACTGGCAACGGTAACAACGACGGTAAATATTCTTCAAAGGCATTTGATGGTCTTGTAAGAAAGGCTCGTGCTACAGTAAATGTTGCTGATCACTACAAGTATCTTCATGAAGCTGAACAGGTTCTTCTTAAGGATGCAGCTATGGCTCCAGTTGCTTATTACAACGAAGTATGGATGCAGGTAGACAACCTTAAGGATACCTGGCATTCACCTTATGGATACTGGTATTTTATGTACGGTAAATTAGAGTAGTCTAAGTGACATTTTTGCAGGCTTCGAGAGTGGCCTGTAAGTGTTGCCTGCACAGCCGCACGCACTTGCTACGGCTGTGTGTACGGTCATCTTGAGTAGTTTAAGTGACATTTTGCAGGCTTCGAGAGGGGCTTGTAAGTGTTGCCTGCACAGCCGCACGCACTTGCTACGGCTGTGTGTACGGTCATCTTGAGTAGTTTAAGTGACTTTTGAATAATTAAGCCTGCAATTTTTGAGGGTAACTTCAGAGATTGCAGGCTTTTTTTGCTGGTTTTTATTGTTTTTATTATCTACAAATCCGATTAAAAATTGGTATAATGTTGTTTATTAAGGTTAGGAGTTTAAAAATGATTACTGGCGAAATAAAAAACAAAATAGATTCAATCTGGGACGACTTTTTCAGTGCAGGTATGAGCGAATATCTGACTGTCATTGAACAGTTCTCATATCTTATGTTTATACATTCTCTTGATGAGGTTGAAAATGAAACCGAACAGTACGAAAAAATGTCAGGAGAAAAGAAGGAACATATTTTCCCAGAAGATAAACAGAAATACCGCTGGCATATTTTTAAGACCTTTGAAGAAACAGAACTTTTTAATTTGATGAACAAAGAGATTTTTCCGTTCATCAAAAAAATAAATGCAAACGAAGAAAGTGCTTTTGCCCGCTACATGAAAGATGCTGCCTTCTCTATTCCAAGCCCGCAGACCTTAAAAGCTGTAATTACAAAGCTTGATGAACTTTTTGAAAATCCAGAAGTTCAAGCCCGTGACATGCTTGGTGATATTTACGAATATGTTTTGAGCAAGATGAATTCTAGTGGCCAGGTAGGAATGTTCCGTACTCCAAAACAGATTCGCGACATGATGGTTCAGCTGATTCGTCCACAACCAATGGATACAATCTGTGACCCGGCTTGTGGTACAGCAGGCTTCCTTATTTCTTCTGCAGAATTTATCCGCGACACATACGGAAACAAGATGGGCGATAAAGAATGGGAGCATTATTCAAAAGGACTTCTTACTGGTTTTGACACAGGAAGTACAATGCTCAAAATTTCCGCAATGAACCTTCTGCTCCACTCAATTCATGAGCCGCATATTGCTTATCAGGACAGTGTAAGTAAAAATAACGAAATTGAAGGTGAATTTGATATTATTCTTGCAAATCCGCCGTTTACAGGAAGCGTAAATAAATCAACAATTGCGGAAAGTCTTACAAACGTATGTTCTACAACCAAAACCGAACTTCTTTTTGTTGCCTTGTTTATCCGTATGCTTAAGAAAGGCGGCCGATGTGCTTGTATTGTTCCTGATGGAGTTTTGTTTGGTTCATCTAATGCACATAAAGCTCTTCGCAAAGAGCTGGTAGAAAACCATCAGCTTGCAGCAGTTATCAGTATGCCAAGCGGTGTATTTAAGCCTTATGCCGGAGTAAGTACAGGTATTCTTGTTTTCACAAAAACAGGTGCAGGTGGAACAGACAATGTCTGGTTCTATGATATGAAAGCAGACGGATACTCGCTTGATGATAAACGCCAGCCAATTGAAGCAAATGACATTCCAGATATCATCAAACGCTTTCACAATCTTGAAGCAGAAAAAGACCGCAAACGTACCGAGCAGTCTTTCTTTGTTCCAAAGTCAGAAATTGTCGCAAATAATTATGACTTGAGCATCAACAAGTACAAAGAAGTTGTTTACGAAAAGGTTGAATATCCTGCTCCAAAAGTTCTTATTGGTGAAATTAAGGATTTGCAGAAAGAAATAGCTGCTGATTTGTCTGAATTAGAGAAAATGCTCGGAGAATAATTGATGGAAAGTCAGAACATAGAATATAAAAAAACTTGGCGTGATGAATACCTCAAATGGATTTGTGCATTTGCAAATACTGAGGGCGGAAAGCTTTATATCGGCATAGACGACAATGGAAATGTTTGCGGTGTAGATGATCCTCATAAGCTGAGTGAAGATATTCCAAATAAAATCCGTAATACAATGGGATTAATCTGTACGGTGAATCTTCTTAATAAAAATGGTTTGGATTATTTTGAAATTATCACTGAAAAATACCCATTCCCTGTAAGTTATCACGGAAAATATTACAGACGAACTGGTTCAACAATGCAGGAAGTAAGCGGTGTTGAACTTGATAAAATGATTCTATCTGTACAAGGACGCACTTGGGATTCTATTCCAGTTCCACATATTTCAGTTGATGATTTGGAAAATGACGCAATTAGACTTTTCAAAAAAAAGGCGCTGGATTCTGGTCGTCTTGATGAAGCCGCTTTGAATGTATCAAGCAAAACTCTTATTCAGAATCTTCATATTACAGAAGGTGAATATTTAACTCGTGCCTGCATGCTTGCTTTTCATCCTGACCCGGAAAAATGGGTAACAGGGGCATATATTAAAGTCGCATATTTTGAAAACGATGCTGATATTTTGTATCAGGATGAAATACACGGTCCGCTTATTTTGCAGGTAGAAAAGACAATGGATCTCATATACTCAAAGTACATGAAAGCCCTTATTTCTTATGATGATATATATAGAAAAGAAACATTCTTTTTTCCTCGTGCGGCATTCCGTGAACTGCTTTTAAATGCAGTAATTCATAAGGATTATCTTTCTACTACTCCAATTCAGATTCGCATTTACAAAGATAAAATCAGACTCTGGAATGACGGTGCACTTCCAAAAGAAGTTCCGGTTGAAGATTTGTTCAAAGAACATGTTTCAAAACCATGCAATCCTAATCTTGCAAATGTATTCTTTAAGTGCGGTATGATTGAAAGCTGGGCGCGCGGTTTTAATAAAATAAAAAGATATTGTGAAGAAGAAAACGCAAAACTGCCTGTAATTGACCTTTCTCTTGGTGGTGTTACAGCCCGCTGTTTTGCTTCTGATAAATATCTGGCACTTATGAACGAGCATCAAGAGACAGAAAATGTCCCTTTAAATGTCCCTTTAAATGTCCTTTTAACCGAACGCCAGAAAACAATCTTTGAAATGATTGTAAATGACAACACTATTACAGCAGCAATTATTGCAGATAAGCTTGGGAAGAATGAAAAAACAATCAAGCGTGATATAGACGAATTGAAGAAACAAAATCTTTTAAAGCATTCTGATTCTAGAAACAACGGCTATTGGATAATTTTGTCAGGAGCTGAAAAATGAGCGAATGGAAGACGGTGAGACTTGGGGATGTTTGTGAAATTGTTACTGGTGGTACTCCGAGTACAGCAAAAGAAGATTATTGGAAAAACGGTAACATTCCCTGGTTGCAATCTGGAGCTTGTCAGAATTGTTTTGTAAATTCAACTGATACATTTATTACAAAAGAAGGTCTTAATAACAGTTCGGCTAAATTAATGCCGAGTGATACTGTATTAATTGCTTTAACAGGTGCTACTACAGGTAAAGTTGGTTATTTAACTTTTGAGGCGTGTGCTAATCAGTCTGTAACAGGAATTCTTCCAAATAATATTTTTTCACAATTATATTTATATTACTTTTTAATAAGTCAAAGAGCAAAAATCCTTTCAGATAGTTATGGAGGAGCTCAAAAGCATATCTCGCAAGGGTATGTCAAAAATATTGTAGCACCTCTCCCGCCTCTCGACGAGCAGAAGCACATCGCCTTTGTTTTGGACAAATGTAATAAGCTTATCGCCAAGTACAAGCATATGCTCGGAAAATACGATACACTCATCAAATCCCGATTTATCGAGATGTTTGGGGATCCCTTATCTAATCCAAAAGAATGGAAAAAAAAAGAATTACAAGAACTTGTAACAGATGATTGTACAATAAGCTATGGTATTGTTCAAACTGGAGAGAATCAAAAAGAAGGGATAAAAGTATTTAGACCAATAGACATTGTAAATAGAAAACCTGTATTGTCGGGATTAATTAAAACAACTGAAGAAATCTCGAATAAGTATAAAAAAACACTTTTAAAAGGTCACGAACTTTTAATTACTGTCCGAGCAAATATTGGGGATACTTGTGTAATTGGATCTGAATTTAAAGGTTGTAATGTCGGAAGAGGAATTGTTCCTATTAGAACTAATGAAAG comes from the Treponema rectale genome and includes:
- a CDS encoding peptide ABC transporter substrate-binding protein, whose amino-acid sequence is MKKSVIAISVIAMIAMLPSCGKKKSALEEAISKAEKNKTALHVQVGPSPETIDPALNSAVDGANMILHSFEGLLKFDRDNNIVAGLAESWEQSDDGLTWTFHLRPNLKWSDGSALTAEDFVYSWKRVADPATAAPYGYDLLNMVVGFDKAEAGDVDALGVEAPDANTFVVHLTDPCIYFDKIAAFAVLVPVQKATIEANGESWTIDPKTYVTDGPYFMAEFTDGLRIVFQKNPYYWDADNITFDFIIWHLIEDPNTSYTAYNQGTLQMIKDVPTEEIPSLRGSSQFYSAPIMGTYYVTFNVERKPFNDPRVREALSLAIDRKYVANVIMQGTYIPAKNFVGPGVSDAAPGSSFEEYTTANYGDYFDVENYAADLEKAKKLLAEAGYPNGKGFPAFEYLTNDSLYHKPVAEYLQSAYAQLGITMKINIQEWKTVTADRRSGNFDVARNGWVYDWDDPSNMINLLETGNGNNDGKYSSKAFDGLVRKARATVNVADHYKYLHEAEQVLLKDAAMAPVAYYNEVWMQVDNLKDTWHSPYGYWYFMYGKLE
- a CDS encoding type I restriction-modification system subunit M; translation: MITGEIKNKIDSIWDDFFSAGMSEYLTVIEQFSYLMFIHSLDEVENETEQYEKMSGEKKEHIFPEDKQKYRWHIFKTFEETELFNLMNKEIFPFIKKINANEESAFARYMKDAAFSIPSPQTLKAVITKLDELFENPEVQARDMLGDIYEYVLSKMNSSGQVGMFRTPKQIRDMMVQLIRPQPMDTICDPACGTAGFLISSAEFIRDTYGNKMGDKEWEHYSKGLLTGFDTGSTMLKISAMNLLLHSIHEPHIAYQDSVSKNNEIEGEFDIILANPPFTGSVNKSTIAESLTNVCSTTKTELLFVALFIRMLKKGGRCACIVPDGVLFGSSNAHKALRKELVENHQLAAVISMPSGVFKPYAGVSTGILVFTKTGAGGTDNVWFYDMKADGYSLDDKRQPIEANDIPDIIKRFHNLEAEKDRKRTEQSFFVPKSEIVANNYDLSINKYKEVVYEKVEYPAPKVLIGEIKDLQKEIAADLSELEKMLGE
- a CDS encoding ATP-binding protein, which codes for MESQNIEYKKTWRDEYLKWICAFANTEGGKLYIGIDDNGNVCGVDDPHKLSEDIPNKIRNTMGLICTVNLLNKNGLDYFEIITEKYPFPVSYHGKYYRRTGSTMQEVSGVELDKMILSVQGRTWDSIPVPHISVDDLENDAIRLFKKKALDSGRLDEAALNVSSKTLIQNLHITEGEYLTRACMLAFHPDPEKWVTGAYIKVAYFENDADILYQDEIHGPLILQVEKTMDLIYSKYMKALISYDDIYRKETFFFPRAAFRELLLNAVIHKDYLSTTPIQIRIYKDKIRLWNDGALPKEVPVEDLFKEHVSKPCNPNLANVFFKCGMIESWARGFNKIKRYCEEENAKLPVIDLSLGGVTARCFASDKYLALMNEHQETENVPLNVPLNVLLTERQKTIFEMIVNDNTITAAIIADKLGKNEKTIKRDIDELKKQNLLKHSDSRNNGYWIILSGAEK
- a CDS encoding restriction endonuclease subunit S, with protein sequence MSEWKTVRLGDVCEIVTGGTPSTAKEDYWKNGNIPWLQSGACQNCFVNSTDTFITKEGLNNSSAKLMPSDTVLIALTGATTGKVGYLTFEACANQSVTGILPNNIFSQLYLYYFLISQRAKILSDSYGGAQKHISQGYVKNIVAPLPPLDEQKHIAFVLDKCNKLIAKYKHMLGKYDTLIKSRFIEMFGDPLSNPKEWKKKELQELVTDDCTISYGIVQTGENQKEGIKVFRPIDIVNRKPVLSGLIKTTEEISNKYKKTLLKGHELLITVRANIGDTCVIGSEFKGCNVGRGIVPIRTNESLITLEFLKNQFDTVEMNRYVKSLAKGITLIQLNMEDLRKINLIVPPLELQNQFNSFVQQIDKSKFAVQKSLKKAETLYKSLMQEYFG